In one window of Epinephelus fuscoguttatus linkage group LG20, E.fuscoguttatus.final_Chr_v1 DNA:
- the cript gene encoding cysteine-rich PDZ-binding protein: MVCEKCEKKLGKVITPDTWKDGARNTTEGGGRKLNENKILTSKKARFDPYSKTGFATCRICKSSVHQSGSHYCQGCAYKKGICAMCGKKVLDTKNYKQTSV; encoded by the exons ATGGTTTGCGAAAAGT GCGAGAAGAAGCTCGGTAAAGTCATCACACCTGACACCTGGAAGGATGGAGCACGGAACACAACAG AGGGTGGTGGCCGTAAGCTAAATGAAAACAAGATCCTGACTTCCAAGAAAGCCAG GTTTGACCCATACAGCAAGACGGGCTTTGCTACGTGCAGGATCTGCAAGAGCTCAGTTCATCAGTCCGGATCGCATTACTGCCAGGGCTGTGCGTACAAGAAag GAATCTGCGCAATGTGTGGAAAGAAGGTTTTGGACACCAAGAACTACAAGCAGACATCTGTGTAA